A single region of the Desulfobaccales bacterium genome encodes:
- the thiC gene encoding phosphomethylpyrimidine synthase ThiC: protein MTQREAALAGKITLAMEQAAAAEGVDPEIIRQGLALGTVAVPANREHRGLKPAAIGAGVRVKINANIGTSPHDVSLEKEQAKLAAALTYGADAVMDLSTGGNLDEIRTALLANCPAPFGTVPIYQVMTEAKSLDDVKADDLLGMVHHHAKQGVDFVTVHCGVTRAALPLLKKRVTGVVSRGGAFLSAWMRRYKRENPLYEHYDKLLAIAKEYDVTLSLGDGLRPGCLADATDKAQLHELKVLGELTKRAWAAGVQVIVEGPGHLPLNAIQKNVRLQQKYCANAPFYVLGPLVTDVASGYDHIAGAIGGALAATLGAAFLCYVTPAEHLKLPEVEDVIDGVVASRIAAHAADIARGLPGAADWDLKMSQARRALDWDTQIKLSINPTKARRYRDLSQAKDDQCTMCGKFCAMKVFDDKFEE from the coding sequence ATGACGCAGAGGGAAGCAGCATTAGCAGGCAAGATTACGCTGGCCATGGAACAGGCCGCGGCCGCCGAGGGCGTGGACCCCGAGATCATTCGCCAGGGTTTGGCTCTGGGCACTGTCGCGGTCCCGGCCAACCGGGAGCACCGGGGGCTTAAACCCGCGGCTATCGGAGCCGGCGTCCGGGTCAAGATCAACGCCAATATCGGCACCTCGCCCCACGACGTGAGTCTGGAAAAAGAACAGGCCAAATTAGCCGCAGCCCTCACGTACGGGGCGGATGCGGTCATGGACCTGTCCACCGGCGGCAACCTGGATGAAATTCGCACCGCGCTCCTGGCCAACTGTCCGGCGCCCTTCGGCACCGTGCCCATCTACCAGGTGATGACCGAAGCCAAAAGCCTGGATGACGTCAAGGCCGACGACCTTCTGGGCATGGTGCACCACCACGCCAAACAAGGCGTGGACTTCGTCACGGTACACTGCGGGGTCACGCGAGCCGCTCTACCCTTGCTCAAAAAGCGAGTCACCGGCGTGGTCTCCCGGGGGGGCGCCTTCCTCTCAGCCTGGATGCGCCGGTATAAGCGGGAAAATCCCCTGTACGAGCACTATGACAAGCTGCTGGCCATTGCCAAAGAGTACGACGTCACCCTTTCCCTGGGGGATGGCCTGCGCCCCGGCTGTCTCGCCGACGCCACCGACAAGGCCCAGCTCCACGAACTGAAAGTTTTGGGCGAACTCACCAAACGCGCCTGGGCCGCGGGCGTCCAGGTCATAGTGGAAGGGCCGGGCCACTTGCCACTTAACGCCATCCAAAAAAACGTCCGCCTTCAGCAGAAATATTGCGCCAACGCCCCGTTTTATGTTCTCGGGCCCCTGGTCACCGACGTGGCCTCAGGCTACGATCATATCGCCGGGGCCATCGGGGGGGCCTTGGCCGCCACCCTGGGCGCGGCCTTTTTGTGTTACGTCACCCCTGCCGAACATCTGAAACTCCCGGAAGTGGAGGATGTCATCGACGGCGTGGTGGCCTCCCGCATCGCGGCCCACGCCGCGGACATCGCCCGGGGCCTGCCCGGCGCCGCGGACTGGGACCTGAAAATGTCTCAGGCCCGCCGGGCCTTAGACTGGGATACCCAGATCAAGCTTTCCATCAACCCCACCAAAGCCCGGCGCTACCGGGACCTCTCCCAGGCCAAAGACGACCAGTGCACCATGTGCGGCAAGTTCTGCGCCATGAAGGTGTTTGACGATAAATTCGAGGAATAA